The genomic segment ATCCCCATGGGTCAGATATTGGGGTACCGTATGTGTGGGTTTTGGGGTTCCTTCTACTTGGTATGTGGGTGCTTTATGTGGTCTGGGGCATATTTATGGCCTGGAGGGCTCCAGCACATCTGAGGGCTGAGATTTTGTGTCTGGAGTTTCCCCACAATGCAGAAttccattttcttgaaatttgtTGTCTTGTGGACAGGGTTTGGGTTTCCGTGGTGGGCTTTGGTGAGGCCCCAAGGGGCAGGTTGGGATTTGGGTCCCCTGACCCAGACAATGACCTGGAACTGCACGGTGTCAGGCATTATGGGGGGGCAACTGTGTCACAAGGTGGAGTGGAGTAGCGGGAGTCATAAGGGGGCCTTGAGTCACAGTCAAGGAGCCCTATAGAGAATCTATCGGGGATCAAAGGGCAGGAGGGTACACCTGGGAGGATCGGTATGGGATAGAAGGGCGGGCAGGGGACAGTGGGGGGATCTATAGGTGATAGGAGACATTTAACCCCTTCCTCACCACAGctctcatctctttctctccagaGGCTGCGGGCATCAATGACAAAGAAGACTCCAAGGCCAAAGACGAGTGCAGCGACCAAGCCCCTCACCAGTGCTATCACCAGATTTGCATGGGACCATTCTTTGGCACCTGTGGGGTGTTAGGTTGTTCCTGTTGCCAGCCAAACCCCCATGCAGACTGGATGCAGTGAGACAGCCACCCATCCATGGCAGGGGGTGCACCAAAAAGAGGGATCAGACTTACCTGGGTGTGCAGGTGTGGGTGTTAGCTCCAGCCTCACGCTGTCCCCAAGGGGTGAGGACAGGAAGGGGTAACGCCAGGGGCGGTAGGAGCACCTATAGGTGCCAGCATCAGCTGGAGCCACCCCGAAGACTGTAAAATTTGCTGTGCCCCCACCACTGGAGTCCTGGTGCTGTACAGGAGCTGAACACCCATCCTTGTGGAGGTGGAAGGCAGCCCCATAGTCCTTGTTCCAGCAGTGGATGGTGACATTTGTCCCTGTACCCACACATTCTTTGGGATGAAGGGAGATGCCAGGTGGTGGAAAGCTGGGATCTGCAtgaggggagggggcagcaATGGGACACGGTCCTGTTGGGAGCCCCCAGAGCCATCCGCTGTCCCCAGCGCactcacctgtcaccaccaaCTCCACGGGATCACTCATATTCGATGTCCACAGTGGCTCTGACACCTGGTACTGGCACCGATATGTACCTGCGTGTTCCCGCTTAGTGCTAACAAATAAAAACTCTGCCACGTCCAGCTCCTTGAGCTTGTACTTGTTGTGTGTCGGGCCTCTGTCCTGGTACAGCCAGACCCAGGCAGCCAGATGGGGCAGATGGCAGTGCAAGGTGACAGTGTCCCCCAGGNTGTGGAATTCATAGGCTGAGACAAGAACTGtttactgagacagaaaaggaagggagaaatacCAGTAATGGTAATAACACtgatatatttacaaaacaactGGTGCTCAGTAAGACTGCTCACTACCTTCCGAACTATGCTAAAACTTGGGAAGGGCTTGGA from the Numida meleagris isolate 19003 breed g44 Domestic line unplaced genomic scaffold, NumMel1.0 unplaced_Scaffold644, whole genome shotgun sequence genome contains:
- the LOC110391931 gene encoding leukocyte immunoglobulin-like receptor subfamily A member 2, which translates into the protein MSDPVELVVTDPSFPPPGISLHPKECVGTGTNVTIHCWNKDYGAAFHLHKDGCSAPVQHQDSSGGGTANFTVFGVAPADAGTYRCSYRPWRYPFLSSPLGDSVRLELTPTPAHPGAKEWSHANLVIALVRGLVAALVFGLGVFFVIDARSLWRERDESCGIPSDSECLTCTEIPAVTPGAWPPRAAATAQPPSKVGTGGPH